The genomic segment TGGTCGCGGAGCGGCCTTGGCGGGACGACCATGCCATCGGCGTCGAACTCGACCCGGACTTCCTCAACGGCTGGGGCGGTCAACTCGGTGAGCGCCGCGGTGTGCACAGCGAGCCGGTACTGCCGGTGCGGGTCAGCCGCAGCAAGCTGCACCGCCCGGCGCCGAACCTCGTTTCGACACCACTCGTAGGTTCGCAGCAGAGCCAGGAGCCGAAGGTGGTTCGGTTCCATGAGCAGTGGCATGTACTTGTCGAAGGTGTTCACGGCCTCGTCGAGGAACTCGTTCACTGGTTCGCCCTCCGCTGTCGGACATGGCGCGAACACGGAAACACGGTTGACGAGGCAAATTCGACCCGCAAACCAGAGGCTTTGCCTCTAGTTGCCCAGAAGGCGTGAGTGGGCAGAAGTGATCTGGTCGCCTATCTCCCGAATCGCGGGGTCGTTCGAGCCCAGGCTTTTCGCTTCCCGGTTGACCTCGTCCGCCACGAGTAGCAGGGAATTGACCGACCTCCGTTCGACGTCGAACGCTTTCGCGGTGTAGTCGGCAGCACCCTCCAGGTCGCCGTCACGCAGGCTGAGGGTGGCCAGTGTCAGGTTGGCTTCGGCCGCGCGCATGGGTGATTTCTCCACTCCGCCGGTCCCCTTCGACAATCGCAGCACTTCGCGGGCGTGCATCGCCGACTTGTCGTTCTGCCGGGAGATCCGGTAGCAGTCCATCGCGTAGAACGCCCACTTCGTCGGGTCGATGACGAAGTGGTGGTCGGGGCGCGAAGGGTCGTCGTGCCCGCTCAGGATGGAGAAGCCGTCGTCGAGGATCCTGTCGACGCGTGCGCCCATGCGGGCCGTCGCTTTGGCGTCCAGTGCGGTCAGTTGCACGGCGACCGACGAATGGGGAGCGGCCCGGAGGCCTCCCCTGGCGAAGTTGGCGACGGCTTGGTACTTGCCCTGGGTCAACGCGAACCAGGCACCCATCTCGAAGGACCACCCTTGGATTTCTCCGTGATCGGTCTCTTTGCCGACTTCGAAGGCCGATCGGCGCGCGAACTCCGCACCGCGCTCGTTGCCCATGTCGTAGTCCAGGCAGCCGATCAGCAGGGAAAGCCAGCCGACCACCACGAGGAGTTCGCGGTGGTCACCCAACGAGCAAGGGCCCGCGAGGAGGGCCTTCACGTTGCCGAGCCAGAAAAGCGCTTCTTCGCGAAGCTTCCCCGCGTCGCGCCAGGCGTATTGGCAGCAAAGCTCGTCGGTCGTCAAGTGCAGGTATTCAAGCGTGGCACCGGTGACTTCCGAGCGGCGAATGGCGTCCATCACCTCGAAGTAGGTGTCGGGAAGCGGGACCGACCGTGTCTCCGGTCCGCCAGGCGCGGCATGTTCGCGTTCCGCTCTGATCCGCAGTTCGACGAGTTCTCCGTTGGCCTGCAGGACCTGGTCGAGCGACTCGACCAGCGAGTGTGCGGGAAGGCTCGCACGAGGTTTCTCCAGCATGCCGATGTAGGCACGGGTGTAGTGCGCCGCCTTGGCCAAGCGCTGCTGGCTGAGTCCTGCCTCCCTGCGCAGTCGCCGTATCTCCGCCGCGAGCTTGGCGGTGGCGGATCCCGGGTCGAAGTGCACTGCGATCACCCGCTCCTGACCGGCGTTGATTTCTGTTCAAGGATCGCACGGCGCGGGCCTCGGACACTCCCCGAACGAGTGGGCGTGCGGTCCGTGGAGGTGATGTCCTCCACTCCGCCACCAGGAAGACACAGGAAAGACCTAGTCGAAACGGCGCTGTAACGTCCCAATGCTGGGCAGTTGACCCCGGCGGGTGGCAGGATGCAAAATCTCGCCGAGTTCTGACTACTAGGAGTGACACCGTGGCGCGTCGATACACACGCAGAGCGCTCACCATCTTGCCGGCGCTCGCCCTGGCCGTTACCGCGGCAGGCTGCGCCGAATCGGTCAACACCGGAGCCGACACCCAGGCCGGTGGGCAGATCACGCTCAAAGAAGCGGGCAAGCTGACGACCTGCACCCACCTGCCCTACGCCCCCTTCCAGTTCACCGAGGGCGACAAGACCGTCGGCTTCGACGTGGAGCTGGTGGACCTGGTGCTGCCCCTGGTCGGCGCGAGCGAGCAGAAGATCTTCGACACGCCGTTCGAGGGCATCAAGTCCGGTGAGTCGCTGAACATCGGCCAGTGCGACGTGGCCGCGGCGGCCATGTCGATCACGCCGGAACGCCAGGCCGTGATGGACTTCTCCGCGCCCTACTTCAACGCCAAGCAGGCGCTGCTGGTGAAGAAGGGGTCCGGCCTGGACAGCCTGGAGAAGCTGCGCGGCAAGAAGCTCGGCGTGCAGCAGGGCACCACCGGCGAGACCTACGCCAACGAGAACAAGGACAAGTTCGGCTACGAGGTCATCCAGTTCGAGGACCTCGCGCTCGAGCAGACCGCGGTGCAGACCGGCCAGGTCGACGCGGGCATCAACGACGACGTGGTGCTGCTGGACTTCCTCAAGGCCAACGCCGACGTGGAGGTGACCGCCACCTTCGACACCGGCGACAACTACGGCATCGCGGTGAAGAAGGGCAACGGCGCGCTGCTGGCCAAGGTCAACGAGGCGCTGACCAAGGCCAAGAGCGACGGCACCTACGACAAGATCTACGAAAAGTGGTTCGGCAAGAAGCCGACCGCCTGATCCGCGCCTGAGGGGAACGGCCGCCACGGCGGTCGTTCCCCTTGGTCGTGCCGACCACTTTCGAGGAGCCACTTCCCATGGCCATGTCCAAGCGCAAGCGGCGCCAGACGATCCAGCTGGTGCAGTACGCGCTGCTGGTGCTCGTGATCGCCGTGCTGGCGCTCGTCGCGGACTGGGCGACGATCCAGCGCGCGTTCTTCAACCTCGACGCCGCGTCCCAGCAGTTCCCCGGCATCATCACCACCGCGCTGAAGAACACCATCATCTACACCGTGCTCGGCTTCTTGCTCGGGCTGGCACTCGGGCTCGTGCTGGCGCTGATGAAGTTGTCGTCGGTGCCGCCCTACCGGTGGATCGCCACCGTCTACATCGAATTCTTCCGCGGTATCCCGGCGCTGCTGGTGTTCATCGCGCTGGGCTTCGGTGTGCCGCTCGCCTTCGGCATCAAGTTCGACATCTACTCCACGGCCGCGATCGCGCTCGGCGCGGTCGGTGCCGCCTACATGGCCGAGACCATCCGCGCCGGGATCCAGGCGGTACCGCCCGGCCAGGTCGAGGCGGCCAGGTCGCTGGGCATGAGCCAGGGCCGGGCGATGATCACCATCGTCATCCCGCAGGCGTTCCGGATCATCCTGCCGCCGCTGACCAACGAGCTCATCCTGCTCACCAAGGACTCGTCGCTGATCTACCTGCTGGGCCTGGCCAGGGACCAGTACGAACTGACCAAGTGGGGCCGCGAGGGCCTCAACGCGACCGGGTCGATGACCCCGATCCTGCTGGCCGGGCTCTGCTACCTGATCATCACCCTGCCGCTCGGCTACCTCTCGCGGTACCTGGAGCGCCGGACCGGCCGGAAGCAGACCCGAGGCCTGGAGGTCGAGGCATGAGCGACGTGATCGTCGAGGTTTCCGGACTGCACAAGGCGTTCGGTGAGCTGGAGGTGCTCAAGGGCATCGACCTGCTGGTGGAGCGCGGGCAGGTGGTCTGCGTGATCGGGCCGTCCGGCTCCGGCAAGTCCACCCTCCTGCGCTGCGTGAACCTGCTCGAGGAGCCGAACCAGGGCAAGGTCGTGGTCAACGGCCACGAGATCACCGACCCCGACGTCGACATCGACCACGCGCGGCGCGGCATCGGCATGGTGTTCCAGTCGTTCAACCTGTTCGCGCACCTGTCCGTGCTGGACAACCTCACCATCGCGCAGCGCAAGGTGCTCAAGCGCGACAAGGCCGAGGCGGAGCGGATCGCGCACGACAACCTGAAGAAGGTCGGGCTCTCGGAGAAGGCGAACTCGCTGCCGATGCAGCTGTCCGGCGGGCAGCAGCAGCGGGTGGCGATCGCGCGGGCGCTGTCGATGAACCCCGAGGTCATGCTGTTCGACGAACCCACGTCGGCGCTGGACCCGGAACTCGTCGGCGACGTGCTCAGCGTGATGCGCCAGCTCGCCGAGGAGGGCATGACCATGCTGGTGGTCACGCACGAGATGCAGTTCGCGCGTGAGGTGGCCGACGTGGTGTTGTTCATGGACGGCGGTGTGGTGGTCGAGCAGGGTCCGCCGGCCAGGGTGATCGGGGACCCGCAGCAGCAGCGGACGAAGACGTTCCTGTCGCGGGTGCTCAACCCCACGCACCCCGTCGAATAGCGGTCTTCGAATGCTATGAGTGGGGCATTACTTGCATTGGATGCTGGTAATGCCCCACTCCTAGCATGGGGGTGTTCATGAGGGAGGGGGAGCGCGGGTGGTGGTGTTCCGGCGAGGCGGGACCCGTGACGAGCAGGAGCCGGGTGATCCGCCCGAACCGCCCGACGCCTTCGACCCCTTCCAGCCCGATCCCGACAAGCGCTTCGAGATCCGCGCCGAGGACCTGATCAGGCCGCTGATCGTGCCGGAAGCCGGCGGCCTGCTCCGGTTGCGCAAGCAGCCGACCAACGCGCCGCTGGTGCAGGTCGAGGACGCCTACATCACCGGCCGCTTCGACCTGCGCGCGCTCGACCTGGAGTACCTCTTCCGCTTCGAGCGCTGCCGGTTCGAGGAAGCGCCGGACGTGCGCGAGGCGACCCTGCTCGGGCTGGTGTTCCGCCGCTGCTGGCTGCCCGGGCTCAAGGCCCGCAACATGCGCAGCCGCAACGACGTCCGCCTGATCCGCTGCGAGGTGGAGGTCGAGCACACGGTCAAGGGGCACAGCGAGACCGCGGTCCAGCGCGGTGACGACCGCGAGCGCGGCCGTCCCGACGCGGCGATCAACCTGACCGACGCCGCCATCGAGGGGTCCGTGGTGCTCACCCGGACCCGCATCAGGCACGCCCGCGGCAAGGCCATCCAGGCCGACCGGCTGGAGATCACCGGCGCGCTGCTCGCCTACCGCCTCGAAGCCGACGGCGAGATCCGCGTCCCCGGCCTGAAGACCGGCGGTAACGTCAACTTCTCCGGCGCCACCCTGCACAACCCGGACGGCTTCGCGCTCAACGGCAACGGCCTGCACATCGGCGGCAGCCTGCTCTGCGAGGTCGACACCTACGGCCCGCCGAAGGCCCGCAAACGCTTCTCCGCCAACGGCATCATCTACCTGCCCAGCGCCAAGGTGGACAGTGACATCGTGCTGCGCGGGGCCCGGCTGCACACCAGCCAGCACGGCCCGATCGTGGTGGACCAGTGGAAGTCCCGCGACCCCTACCTCGACCCGCGCCCGGCGATCAGCGCCGACCGGCTGCGCGTCGACGGCAACGTGGAGCTCAGCGACGACTTCCGGTCCACCGGCACCATCCGCATGGTCAACGCGCACATCGGCGGCACCCTGCGGCTCGCGCACGCCGAGATCTCCGTCGCCCGCGGGTACGTCGAGCCGTTCTACGACCGCGCGCTGCACATCGACGGCACCGAGATCAACGGCGACATCGAGGCGACCAGCCTGAACGTGCCGATGGGCCAGTGCCGCCTGTCGGACGTGACCGTCGGCGGCAACGTGCTCGCCTGGAACGCCACCCTGCACCACCACGAGCGCGACGTCTTCTCCGCCCGGCGCGCCAAGATCGCCGGGAACCTGCACATCACCGACGCCACCGTGGAGGGCACGCTGCGGCTGCAGGGCATCGAGGTCGGCGGCAGCATCGACCTCTACGGCACCGAGGTGGTCAAGCCCGCGGTCCGGCCGAACACCAGCTTCTCGGTGGACGTGCGGGCCGGTCGCATCGGCCGTGACCTGGTGTTCACCGCCAACCGCGAGCGCCGGTTCCACGCCGAGGGCGGGGTCAACCTGGACGGCGCGGTGGTCGCCCGCCGGGTCGACCTGACCGGCGCGGTGCTCCAGTCCAGCGACCGCGACGGCATCGCGCTCGACGTCGGCTCGGTCACCGCCGACGAGTTCGCGCTGGTCCCCGACATCGCGCCCCGCGGTCAGGTGGTGCTGGCCGGGGCGCACTGCGTCACGCTCAACGACAATCCCGAGCTGTGGGAGGCCACCGGCGGCCTCGACCTGGAGGACTTCCGCTACGACTCGATGAAGGTGCCGATCGGCATCAAGGACGACGCCGCGGTCGAGCAGCGCATCCGCCTGCTGCGCCGGGCGATGGGCGGCTACCGGCCCGGCCCGTACGACCAGCTCGCCGAGATGCTGCGGACCAGCGGTAACGAGGAGCACGCCTCGACCGTGCTGTTCAAGAAGCAGCAGTTCCGGTACGAGTCGCTGGCCGACGGCTACCGCTTCCTCGGGCCGCTGGTCCGGCTGTGGAGCTGGTTGCAGCGCTCGATGGTCGGCTACGGCTACCGGCCCGGCCGCGCGGTCGGCTGGCTGCTGTTGCTGCTGATCTCCGGCAGCATCTGGTTCGCCACCGGCCAGACCGATCACCCGTGCCTGACCGACACGCAGAACTACGCCCAGAGCGGCGGCCGGTGCGCGGTGAACAGCGACGACAAGGGCCTGGAGTGGAGCCCGGTGCTCTACACCGTCGACCTGCTGGTGCCGATCGTCGACTTCGGCAACAAGAGCCGCTGGTTCATGGAGGGCGCCGACAAGTGGGTGGCGGTCGGGTTCACCGCGATGGGCTGGACGCTGGCGACCACGGTGGCCGCGGGCGTCACCAGGACGCTGCGCCGCGGCTGACCTTGTATCTTGCGAGACATGGCTGAACCGAACGCGAAGGGGCGGATCGAGGTCAACGCCAGTCCGCAGCGGGTGTACGAGCTCCTCAGCGACCTGGGCGTGCTGGCGGAGCTGGCCGAGGAGTACTCCGGGCACCGGTGGCTCGACGGCGCCGACAAGGCGGTCGTCGGCGCCCGGTTCAAGGGCAGCAACCGGCGCGGGTTCCGCCGGTGGAGCACCACCTCGGAGATCACCGACGCCTGGGCGGGCCGCCGGTTCGCCTTCGAGGTCACCTCGGTGGCCGGGCTCCCGGTCTCGCGCTGGCAGTACGACATCACCGCCACCGAGACCGGCTGCGTGGTGACCGAAAGCACCTGGGAGCGGCGGCCCGGCTGGCTGAAGCTGCCCACCTCCGCGGTCACCGGCGTCTTCCAGCGGGACGAGCAGAACCAGCGCAACATCGAAGCCACCCTGCGCCGCCTCAAAACCCGCGCGGAAGCCTCCCACTGACTGGGAAATGTCGGTGGGACGTGTTAGCTGTGTGGGGTGAGCAATCGTCAGGCCCGGGTGCGGGCACCTGAGCTGGCCGGCCGCGAGTGGATCAACACCGGCGGCGAGCGCCTGCGCCTCGCCGACCTGCGCGGCAAGATCACCCTGCTCGACTTCTGGACCTCCGGCTGCATCAACTGCCTGCACGTACTGGACGAGCTGCGCCCGCTGGAGGCCGAGTTCGCCGACGTGCTGGTGACCATCGGGGTCCACTCGCCGAAGTTCCTGCACGAGGGTGAGGCGGCCGCGATCGAAGCCGCGGTGCGCCGCTACGAGGTGCACCACCCGGTGCTCAACGACCCCGAGCTCACGACGTGGTCGCAGTACGCGGTGCGTGCGTGGCCGACGCTGGTGGTCGTCGATCCCGAGGGCTACGTCGTGCACGTCGCCGCTGGTGAGGGGCATGCCGAGGCGTTGCGCCGGGTGATCGCCGAGTTGGTGGTGAAGCACGAGGGCACGCTGCGCCGCGGCGGCAGTCCGTACGTGCCGCTCGACGAGGCCGAGAGCCTGCTGCGGTTCCCCAGCAAGGCCGTGTCCATTGCGAACGGACACCTCCTGGTCGCCGACACCGGCAACCACTCCATCGTCGAACTGGACGGCGATCGCCTGGTCCGCCGCTTCGGCACGGGCAAGCGCGGCGAGCCGTTCACCGAGCCGTCCGGTGTCGCCCTGCTGCCGCCCGAGGTCGCCGAGCGGGCCGGGTACCACGCGGTGGTCGCCGACACCGCCGCGCACCAGCTCCAGGGCCTCAACCTGGACACCGGCGAGGTCACCGTCGTCGCGGGCACCGGTGAGCAGTGGCGCGACGACGACTCCGGCGGCGACGCGCGCAAGGTCGACCTCACCAGCCCGTGGGACGTCATCTGGTGGGAGCCCGCCAGTGCGGTGATCGTCGCGATGGCGGGCAACCACACGCTCTCCGCGTTCGACCCGGTCGAGGGCACCATCCGCCGCTTCGCCGGGACCACCGTCGAAGGCCTGCGCGACGGCGAGGCGAGCGAGGCCTTCTTCGCGCAGACCTCGGGATTCGCCGTCACGCCGGGCAAGCTGTGGCTGGCCGACGCCGAGACCTCGGCCCTGCGCTGGATCGACGAGTCGTCCACCGTCCACACCGCGGTCGGCGTGGACCTGTTCTCCTTCGGCCACCGCGACGGCGACGCCGCCGAGGCGCTGTTGCAGCACCCGCTCGGCCTCGCCGCCCTGCCGGACGGTTCGATCGCGATCGCCGACACCTACAACGGTGCCGTCCGCCGCTACGACCCGCGGACCACGCAGGTGTCCACTGTGGCCACCGGCCTCGCCGAACCGTCCGGGCTGCTGGTGCAGGGCGATGAACTGCTGGTCGTCGAGTCCTCCGGGCACCGGATCACCGCGATCGCCGCGGACGGGGTGGAGAGCGTCGAGGGGGACGCGCACGCCGTGCGACGGCCGCCGTCCGTGCTCTCCCCGGGTGAGCTGGAGTTCAGCGTGGTCTTCACCCCGCCGCCCGGCGAGAAGCTCGACGACCGCTACGGCCCGTCGACCCGCCTGGAGATCAGCGCGTCGCCGCCGGAGCTGCTGGCCGAGGGCGCGGGCGTGGGCACCGACCTGGTCCGCCGCATCCGTCTCGCCGACGGCATCACCGAGGGCGTGCTCCAGGTGGTCGCGCAGGCGGCCAGTTGCGACAGTGCGACCGAGCACCCGGTCTGCCGGGTGACGCGACAGGACTGGGGCGTGCCGGTGCGGCTCGAACCCGGCGGCGAACGGGCACTGGAACTGATGATGGCGGGTACCCCGGCGGAGTGAATTTCGCGGCGTAGCATTCGGGTCGTGTCCGAACAATCCGCGGCCAAGCTCGAAATCCAAATGCTGCACGACCGGGTGCTGGCCAAGCTGTCCGGTGAGGACGGTGAGCGCCGCAGCAGCGGTGGCATCGTCATCCCGGCGACGGCTCAAGTCGCGCGGCGGCTCGCCTGGGGTGATGTACTCGGAGTTGGCAACAATGTGCGAAACGTGAAGGTCGGCGACCGAGTCCTGTTCAACCCGGATGACCAACTCGAGGTGGAGATCCAGGGCGAGGGGTACCTGGTGATGCGCGAGCGCGACATTCACGCCATGGCGAGCGAGCGCACGGAGCACGGCACCGGGCTGTACTTGTAGGCGCTCGCCGCCGCCCGACCGCTCGGGAGGTGGCAGGTGCGAGAAGAGCTCGACCGTCCGACGGCGACGGTCCCGGACCACTTCTGGCCGGAGTTCGACGCCGACCTGGTCGAGGTCGAGCCCCCGGCCCCCCGGCAGCACGACGAGGGGCTCGCCGACTCACTGCTGGACAAGCCGGTGGTGCTGGAGCGCCCACGCAGCGAGTCCACCCGCCGCCGGTTCGCCATCGGCCGCCTGTTCGTCGGCATCGGCGCCTTCCTCGCGTTGTTCCTCGTGCTCTACGCCGCCGACCTGTACTTCAGCTCGGGCACCGTGCCGCGCGGGGTGACCGTGGTCGGCGTCCACGTCGGCGGGATGGAGCGCGGTGCCGCCGAGGCGCTGCTGCGCCAGGAGCTGGAACCGCGCCTGACCAAGCCGGTGCCGGTGCGCGCCGGGGACGTGACGGCCGAGCTCGACCCGACCACCTCCGGCTTCGACATCGACTGGGCGGAGACGGTGTCCAAGGCGGGCATGCAGCCGCTGGACCCGTTCACCCGGATCGCCTCGTTCTTCACCACCCGCGAGGTCGGCGTGGTCACCTCCAGCGATCCGGACGAACTCAAGCAGGCGCTGACCACGTTCGCCGCCGACCAGCTCAACCACGCCATGACCGAAGGCGGCATCCGCTTCGAGTCGATCCAAGGCAGCGACGGCGGCGTGACGCCGATCGTGGTCGAGCCCCGGCAACGGCAGGAGATGACCGACGTCCGGCGCGCCGCCGAGTTGATCAAGGAAAGCTGGATCACCGGCGGTCAGGTGGAGCTGCCGGTGCAGGTGGGCCTGCCCAAGGCGACCAGCGAGGGCGTCCGGGCGACGCTGGAGCAGATCGTGAAGCCCGCCGTCGCGCAGCCGACCTACCTGCGCGGCGACGGGGGTGAGGCGGTGCTCAAGCCGGACGCGATCGCCGCCGCGATGCAGTTCTCCCCGAACGACGCCGGCTCCCTCGACGTGCGCATCGACCAGGGCAGCCTGCAGTTGCTCGCGCAGCCGCAGCTGGAGGGCACCGAACGGCAGCCGAAGGACGCGAAGATCGTGTTCAACGACGCGTCGCCGTCGGTGCAGCCGTCCGAGGACGGCCGGAAGGTGGCGTGGGCGCCGACGTTCGCGCCGCTGCTGGACGTGGTGAAGCGGCCGGACGCGCACGAGCTGCAGGTGACCTACGAACCCGTCCCGCCGGCCGTGCCCACGGACGCGGCGAACGCGATGGGCATCAAGGAGGTCATCGGCGAGTACACCAGCGAGGGCTTCTCGGGGGACGTGGCGCGCAACGTGAAGACCCTCGCGGGCAAGGTCGCCGGGGCGATCGTGCGGCCGGGCGACACGTTCAGCCTCAACGGGTACGCGGGCCCGACCACCGCCTCGCAGGGCTACATCAAGGCCCCGGTGCACGAGGACGGCACCGGCGCCGAGGTCTACGGCGGCGGGATCAACCAGTTCACCTCGACCCTGTACAACGCCGTCTACTTCGCCGGCCTGGCCGACGCCGAACACAGCTCGCACAGCTTCCACCTGGCGCGCTTCCCCGCCGGCCGGGACGCCAAGTCACTGGAAGACGACGGCTCCGCGGTCGACCTGCGCTTCACCAACGACGCCCCGACCGGGGTGGCGATCCAAACCCTGACCAGCGCGAACTCCGTGACGGTGAAGATCTGGGGCACCAAACGATTCCGGGTGGAAGGCGAAACCGGCCCGCAGTCGAACGTCATCGCCCCACCCGAAGAACGCGACACGAGCCGCCGCTGCAAACCCGTCCGCGGCATCCCGGGCTTCACCGTCACCGACACCCGCATCTTCTACGACCCGAACACCGGCGCCGAACTAGCCCGGGAACCACGAGTAACCACCTACGCCCCCCGCCCCCACATCACCTGCCCCAACCCCCCACAACAACCCGCACCACCCCCAACCCCCCGCCCTTAACCAGGCCCCCGCCCCCTCGTACACCCGACCCCCACACCCAGCCCCCCGAACCCCACACCCAGCCCCCCGAACCCCACGTTCATGCCCCCGAGTCCCGCGTTCGTGCACCCGAATCCCACGCCCAGCCCCCCCCGAGCCCCACATTCGTGCGCCCGAATCCCACGTTCAGACACTCGAGTTCCACACTCAGACGCCCGAGTCCTGCATTCAGGTAGCCGAGTTTCACACTTGGGCGCCCGAGCCTCACGTTCAGGAAGCCGAGTCTCACACTCGGGCGCCCGAGCCTCACGTTCGGAAAGCCGAGTCCCGCGTTCGGGCACCCGAGCCCCGCATTCAGGAAGCCGGGTTCCACACTCGTGGAGCCGAGTCCCACGCTCAGGAAGCCGACTTCTACGTTCAGAGCCCGAGTCCCGCATTCAGGCAGTCGAGTCCCACGCTCGGGTAGTCGAGTTCCACGCTCAGGCGCCCGAGTCCACACCCGCGCTGGACAACTCCAGGCTCGAAAAGCCCGAATCGGCACCGTGCGATCGAAACCGAAGCCAGACAACCGAGCCCCGCATCAAGGCGACTGAGCTTCACGTTCGGGCGGTCGAGTTTCGCTGCCATGCAGTCAAGACCGCACTCCCGCACAAGAACGCCGGATTCGATCAGGCGACGTCTGCATTCAAGGACCGAAGGCCCAGCCATCGCCCACAGTAGAAGGCATCGACCCACCAGCAGGCAGCCCCCCACCCTCCCGGGGGCGGCCCCTATCGCCAGTCTATAGCCCCCACACCTCTGATGGGGGTGGTTCAACTCGGCCCTGTGGATAAGGAGATATCTGTGGACAGGTCAGAGTAGGACGACGCAGTCTTGTGCTTCCAGTTGTGGCAACCACTTCGGCAACTCCAGTTGCTTGTTCCACCGCAGATCCAGCTTCCCCAACTTGGGCAGCCCCAGCAACGACTCCGGCAACGAAGTCAGTGCGTTCTCCCGCAAGTCCAGGTGTCGCAGGTCCACAAGAGAGCCGACAGAAGACGGCAGAGTACTCAGGCGATTCCCCCGCAAATACAGTTCCCGCAAAGAAACCAGAGAACCAATCGAATCCGGCAGGGAAGTCAGCTGGTTGTAGTACAAGCGTAGTTCCCGCATTGAACGCATGGAACCGATATCAGCAGGAAGAGAAGTCAGAAGGTTGTCGGTAGCGCTCAAATAGCGCAGGCCAGCCAACTGACAGAGCGAATCCGGCAAAGCGGTCAACTGGTTGTCGCTCAGGTACAAGTACTCGGTCAAAGAAGGCAACGAACCCAGCGAATCCGGCACCGAAGTCAACTCATTGTGCCCCAGGTCCAGAGTATGGAGCGAAGTCAGCGTGCCGATCCGCGAGGGCACCGAAGTCAGCTTGTTGTCCGCCAGGTTGAGCACCCGCAGGTCCGTGGCCGACCACACCGCGTCCGGTATGTCGGTCAGTCCGTGCCGGTAGAAGTCCAGTTCCACGGGCGCCACCGTACCGCCCTATCGAGTAATTGCCCTTCGCGCGCGCATGGCTACTGTGGGTCAGGACGTACAGCTAACAAGGAGGTCGGGTGTCCAAGTTCGCCAAGGTGCTGCCGGTGCTCGCGGTGGTGGGGATGTCGCTCGCGGGCGCGCCGGCCGCCAATGCCGGGGAGGGGCCCGCGCTGGTGCACGCGACGGTGACCAACGAGTGCAAGCTCAACGTCCGCGCCGAGCCGCAGTTGAGTGGGCAGTTGCTGGCCACGCTGTCTTGCGACAGCTACACCACCTGCCTGAACCTGCCGGTCAACCCCGAAGAACCGTGCGGCAAGCCGGTGGTCGGCGGGGAGTACTCCTGCGTCGGCGGCAAGAACCTCCAGGTGAAGGACAACCGCTGGGCCCAGGTCACCTGGCGCGCGCCGAAACCCGCGTACGTCGCGGTGGCCTGCGCGTCGTTCCGCGACTGAGAAGCG from the Amycolatopsis magusensis genome contains:
- a CDS encoding helix-turn-helix domain-containing protein, yielding MIAVHFDPGSATAKLAAEIRRLRREAGLSQQRLAKAAHYTRAYIGMLEKPRASLPAHSLVESLDQVLQANGELVELRIRAEREHAAPGGPETRSVPLPDTYFEVMDAIRRSEVTGATLEYLHLTTDELCCQYAWRDAGKLREEALFWLGNVKALLAGPCSLGDHRELLVVVGWLSLLIGCLDYDMGNERGAEFARRSAFEVGKETDHGEIQGWSFEMGAWFALTQGKYQAVANFARGGLRAAPHSSVAVQLTALDAKATARMGARVDRILDDGFSILSGHDDPSRPDHHFVIDPTKWAFYAMDCYRISRQNDKSAMHAREVLRLSKGTGGVEKSPMRAAEANLTLATLSLRDGDLEGAADYTAKAFDVERRSVNSLLLVADEVNREAKSLGSNDPAIREIGDQITSAHSRLLGN
- a CDS encoding amino acid ABC transporter ATP-binding protein, producing the protein MSDVIVEVSGLHKAFGELEVLKGIDLLVERGQVVCVIGPSGSGKSTLLRCVNLLEEPNQGKVVVNGHEITDPDVDIDHARRGIGMVFQSFNLFAHLSVLDNLTIAQRKVLKRDKAEAERIAHDNLKKVGLSEKANSLPMQLSGGQQQRVAIARALSMNPEVMLFDEPTSALDPELVGDVLSVMRQLAEEGMTMLVVTHEMQFAREVADVVLFMDGGVVVEQGPPARVIGDPQQQRTKTFLSRVLNPTHPVE
- a CDS encoding transporter substrate-binding domain-containing protein, producing the protein MARRYTRRALTILPALALAVTAAGCAESVNTGADTQAGGQITLKEAGKLTTCTHLPYAPFQFTEGDKTVGFDVELVDLVLPLVGASEQKIFDTPFEGIKSGESLNIGQCDVAAAAMSITPERQAVMDFSAPYFNAKQALLVKKGSGLDSLEKLRGKKLGVQQGTTGETYANENKDKFGYEVIQFEDLALEQTAVQTGQVDAGINDDVVLLDFLKANADVEVTATFDTGDNYGIAVKKGNGALLAKVNEALTKAKSDGTYDKIYEKWFGKKPTA
- a CDS encoding SRPBCC family protein, with the translated sequence MAEPNAKGRIEVNASPQRVYELLSDLGVLAELAEEYSGHRWLDGADKAVVGARFKGSNRRGFRRWSTTSEITDAWAGRRFAFEVTSVAGLPVSRWQYDITATETGCVVTESTWERRPGWLKLPTSAVTGVFQRDEQNQRNIEATLRRLKTRAEASH
- a CDS encoding amino acid ABC transporter permease yields the protein MAMSKRKRRQTIQLVQYALLVLVIAVLALVADWATIQRAFFNLDAASQQFPGIITTALKNTIIYTVLGFLLGLALGLVLALMKLSSVPPYRWIATVYIEFFRGIPALLVFIALGFGVPLAFGIKFDIYSTAAIALGAVGAAYMAETIRAGIQAVPPGQVEAARSLGMSQGRAMITIVIPQAFRIILPPLTNELILLTKDSSLIYLLGLARDQYELTKWGREGLNATGSMTPILLAGLCYLIITLPLGYLSRYLERRTGRKQTRGLEVEA
- a CDS encoding oxidoreductase, translating into MVVFRRGGTRDEQEPGDPPEPPDAFDPFQPDPDKRFEIRAEDLIRPLIVPEAGGLLRLRKQPTNAPLVQVEDAYITGRFDLRALDLEYLFRFERCRFEEAPDVREATLLGLVFRRCWLPGLKARNMRSRNDVRLIRCEVEVEHTVKGHSETAVQRGDDRERGRPDAAINLTDAAIEGSVVLTRTRIRHARGKAIQADRLEITGALLAYRLEADGEIRVPGLKTGGNVNFSGATLHNPDGFALNGNGLHIGGSLLCEVDTYGPPKARKRFSANGIIYLPSAKVDSDIVLRGARLHTSQHGPIVVDQWKSRDPYLDPRPAISADRLRVDGNVELSDDFRSTGTIRMVNAHIGGTLRLAHAEISVARGYVEPFYDRALHIDGTEINGDIEATSLNVPMGQCRLSDVTVGGNVLAWNATLHHHERDVFSARRAKIAGNLHITDATVEGTLRLQGIEVGGSIDLYGTEVVKPAVRPNTSFSVDVRAGRIGRDLVFTANRERRFHAEGGVNLDGAVVARRVDLTGAVLQSSDRDGIALDVGSVTADEFALVPDIAPRGQVVLAGAHCVTLNDNPELWEATGGLDLEDFRYDSMKVPIGIKDDAAVEQRIRLLRRAMGGYRPGPYDQLAEMLRTSGNEEHASTVLFKKQQFRYESLADGYRFLGPLVRLWSWLQRSMVGYGYRPGRAVGWLLLLLISGSIWFATGQTDHPCLTDTQNYAQSGGRCAVNSDDKGLEWSPVLYTVDLLVPIVDFGNKSRWFMEGADKWVAVGFTAMGWTLATTVAAGVTRTLRRG